From Sulfuracidifex tepidarius, one genomic window encodes:
- a CDS encoding ABC transporter permease, producing the protein MAGVKDIFYYNTLFYVRTKRFQIMLPLAVLISFINTFLVDFHVVTKPASAFLFTEANLGYSEILFILIASMFAGDLVSRDFSKEGLFILTQPFNREKIFAVKFLSSILAVVLVVLAYLAGSFASTFILYHSIIPTWWEIVGISIVGIISLVSFVSLFSASVKSPTVSITISIFVLLIGFPLVQSIMGDLNKEPFFLVTYALQSITDLAQRVYPPHVVRVLSPTGDSVTYNPTVPESIAIFLAYMLLGIVLCLVIYRKRQLTDV; encoded by the coding sequence GTGGCAGGAGTTAAAGACATCTTCTACTACAACACTCTTTTCTATGTAAGGACGAAAAGGTTCCAAATAATGCTTCCCTTAGCCGTGCTGATCTCGTTCATCAACACGTTCCTCGTTGACTTTCACGTGGTCACGAAGCCAGCCTCAGCTTTCCTCTTCACTGAAGCTAATCTGGGTTACTCAGAGATCCTCTTCATTTTGATAGCGTCGATGTTCGCGGGGGACTTAGTATCAAGGGACTTCTCAAAGGAGGGGCTCTTCATCCTCACTCAGCCGTTCAACAGGGAGAAGATATTCGCTGTGAAGTTCCTGTCCTCAATCTTAGCTGTTGTCTTGGTGGTTTTAGCTTACCTAGCAGGGTCCTTCGCCTCCACGTTCATACTCTATCACTCCATCATACCCACTTGGTGGGAAATCGTAGGTATATCGATTGTTGGAATAATCTCCCTTGTGTCCTTCGTGTCCCTCTTCAGTGCCTCGGTGAAAAGCCCCACGGTGTCAATCACTATCTCTATCTTCGTGTTGCTGATAGGTTTCCCCCTGGTCCAATCCATCATGGGCGACCTAAATAAGGAGCCCTTCTTCCTTGTGACCTACGCACTTCAGTCCATTACAGACTTAGCACAAAGGGTTTATCCACCTCATGTGGTCAGGGTGTTGTCACCAACCGGTGACTCGGTTACATATAACCCGACCGTGCCAGAGAGCATAGCCATATTCTTGGCCTATATGTTGTTGGGCATCGTATTGTGTCTGGTGATCTACAGGAAGAGACAGCTCACGGATGTGTGA
- a CDS encoding ABC transporter ATP-binding protein: MSPSVQVEGLSKNFGKFTALESVSFEIDKPGCYAILGPNGAGKTTLFRILTTLIYPDSGRILMNGKDIFRNKEEALKEMGSLVSVPEPPDFMTVREFIQFAAKLRGREADVESLNARLDLPNLNSKCGKLSKGQKRRTFLAAVIAQDPQILILDEPTDGLDPIEIYKVKSVIREIKQNKTILYSSHILSEVIDMCDYVFIMNKGKIIYKGSVTNLERIFRPTSVKVEFEYQINPGILKELLAGMVTRVQEDGDRRFEIFYDGDSETRKKILRKLVETYDVRSFYDSSSSLENAFVRVLGVFGGRS; encoded by the coding sequence ATGTCACCTTCTGTACAAGTTGAAGGGCTTTCCAAGAATTTCGGTAAATTCACCGCTTTGGAGAGTGTCTCCTTTGAAATAGACAAGCCCGGATGTTACGCTATCCTAGGCCCTAACGGGGCTGGGAAGACTACCTTGTTCAGGATACTTACTACCCTGATATACCCTGACTCGGGGAGGATATTGATGAACGGGAAGGACATATTCAGGAACAAGGAGGAAGCTTTGAAGGAGATGGGCTCTCTGGTGAGCGTACCAGAGCCTCCTGACTTCATGACGGTGAGGGAGTTCATCCAGTTCGCAGCGAAGCTCAGGGGGAGAGAGGCTGACGTTGAGTCACTGAACGCCAGACTTGATTTACCAAACCTTAACTCGAAGTGCGGTAAACTCTCCAAGGGACAGAAGAGGAGGACTTTCCTAGCGGCTGTGATAGCACAGGATCCGCAGATCCTCATACTCGACGAGCCCACTGATGGCCTGGACCCAATTGAGATATACAAGGTAAAGAGTGTCATACGTGAAATCAAGCAGAACAAGACCATTCTCTATTCTTCCCACATTTTGTCAGAGGTGATAGACATGTGTGATTACGTCTTCATCATGAACAAGGGGAAGATAATCTACAAGGGTTCCGTAACTAACCTTGAGAGGATCTTCAGGCCTACTTCGGTAAAGGTGGAGTTCGAGTACCAAATAAACCCAGGTATCCTCAAGGAGCTGCTGGCCGGAATGGTAACCAGGGTACAGGAGGACGGGGACAGACGTTTCGAGATATTCTACGACGGCGACTCGGAGACCAGGAAGAAGATACTGAGGAAGCTGGTCGAGACGTATGACGTAAGGAGCTTTTACGACAGTAGCTCGAGTCTTGAGAACGCCTTCGTGAGAGTGCTAGGTGTCTTCGGTGGCAGGAGTTAA
- a CDS encoding IS1/IS1595 family N-terminal zinc-binding domain-containing protein, whose protein sequence is MKCRCCGSTNVIKYGKLKSGKRVYYCKDCHRYWVENATFSKYPDSVRNRAVSLVKQGKSVREVSKELLIPKSTIYKWVAKTCDEER, encoded by the coding sequence ATGAAATGTAGGTGTTGTGGGTCCACTAACGTCATTAAGTACGGGAAATTAAAGAGTGGGAAACGGGTATACTACTGCAAGGACTGTCATAGGTATTGGGTCGAGAACGCTACTTTCAGCAAGTACCCAGATTCTGTAAGGAACAGAGCGGTTTCCTTGGTCAAACAGGGTAAGTCAGTGAGGGAGGTCTCAAAGGAACTTCTCATACCGAAGAGCACGATTTATAAGTGGGTTGCCAAAACTTGTGATGAAGAAAGATGA